The Stieleria maiorica genome includes the window CCGCCTTGGGCCGGCAAGATCGACTCCAGCGGGATCTCGACTCGGGCCGACATGGTCGCGGCGGTGCCGATCTGATCGGTCAGTTCGCCGCGCAGATCGGCGGCGACGTTCTCCGCCGGCAAAAACTCCAATCGCTCCAGCCCCTCGTGCCGGACGCTCCAACGCCCGTCCTTGCCCACCGCCAATTCCAACACCCGACTGTCATGGGGCAACGGCAGATCGCTCGGCCAGGCGTGGTTGTCCTTGCAAACCATCAACACGAACACGCCACAGCGAATGCCGCTTTCGATCAGCGCCTTGAGATGTTTGTATCCGCCACGCGTCAGGCCTTCGGGGAAACCCACTGCCGCGACGGCCTGATACGGTTCGGCCATCGATCCGGCGATCTGGTTGTAATCTTCGACCCGTTGAAACTGGTCACGCAGACTCGACTGCAAGACGTCCTCGGCGTGCTGGGCGATTTCCCCCAAACGTGTTTCGATCTGGTTCTCGGTCGTCCAGACGCGATGGCTGACCAAGCTGGGGTCGTGATCGGCCAGCGACATGAATGAGGTGAAACTCTGACCGCGACCGATCGGGTCGATCAGCGTCAACTTGGTTCGGCCGCCGGAGGTCCCCGAAAGCATCCGCCACAACACCTGATGGACCAAGTCGACCGCCCGGGGCATCTGGTCGGCCGCCGCATGGATGATCAATCCGCTGTGCAGCCGCCGGTGCAGAGCGACGGGCATTTCGTCGGGCAGGTCACCGCTGCGAAAGATCGGCTTGACCTGTCCGGAATGGTTTCCCGATCCGTCGGAGGCTTCGCTGACGCTTTCCGATGTCAACGTGCGGGCCAGAAACTCGGACACTTTCAAATGCCCCAGCGGCACAAAATCCAGCTCGTCGCATTCGGTGTGTGGCTCGGCGGCGACCTTGTCCCAGGACGGAAATCGCAGCGAACATGCTTTCCCGGTCGACTTGATCCGCTCCAGGCCTCCCCGCACGCCGTCGCGCATCCGATCGGTCACGCGTTGCAATTCTTCGTGTCGTCGACGCGCATTGGCTTCGCGTTGCCGATGCAAGGCTTGATCGGTATCGGCCAACTGCTCCGTGATGGTTGCGGCGACTTGTTCGGCGCGATGATGCATTTCGGAATTGACCTTGCCATAACCGGCCAGGAAATCATCGCCCAGTTGCCCCAATCGTTCTTTCAATTTGGCCTCGGCCGCCTGCTGCTCGGCGGCCAGCTGCTGTGCCAAGTATTCCAACTGTTCTTCGCGCCAATGTTTGGCGGCTTCCAGGTGCCGGTCGCGGCGGTCCTCAAGTTCCGCCAGCGCGTCGCGCGCGGTGTCCTTGGAAATCTTTCGCCCCGCTGCGGCCGCCTCTTCCGCCGCCGCCGCCGTTCGCATGATCAGCGGATACGTCCGTCGGGTTTGTCGTCGCAGGGGGATCAGCAACGCCGCGTAAATCGCAAATCCGATCAACGCCGCCGCCACGACGCCGGAAATCATGTACACCCAGTATTGGTCCGGCTGGGCGACCTGGACCCCGATGCACCACAAGACGACGGCGACCGCGACACCACCGGGCAAATAGAACGAATCGTCGAACTTGGCCGCCGCACTCGTCTGCAACTCGGTGACAAAGCCGCGACACTTTCGCGAAAGGACGTACACGGTGTCGATCGCCTGCTTGATCGACTCCGGCGTCGGTTCGCTCATGTCCTCTTCGGGGGTTTCCGGCGGAGGCACGTTGGGCAGGCGATCCAAGCGACGGATCGTCAGATCGCGCGCCCAGGCAACGTCTTCGCTCAGCGGCACCAACGAAGCATTGATCTGTTCGATCTCCTTCTTGCTCTGTTCCCCCGGTTGATGCCGTCGCACTTCGAACTGGTGCAAAACGGCTTCGCGCCGCGCTTCGACCTTCCGCTCGATCGCAAGCTTCCCCTCGGCCGACTTCCTGCGATACAGCGACGCCAGACGGTTCAGCTCGGTGCGCAGCCGCACCGTGTCTTCTTCGTACGCGGTGAACACCTTTTCTTCGGCCGCATCCCACTGGCCCAATGTGATCCGCCGCTGCCGCCGACATTCGGCCGTCACCCCACTGCGATCGGAAAGCAGTTGCTGCTCTTCTTCGTCCCTCTGGGCGGCGTGCCGGTTGATGAGCTCCTGACGCTGCTTTTGACAGGTTTCAAACCGTGCGACAAGCGCATCAATCAGACGGCGTTGTCGCTCGGGCGCGAACAGCCCGGCCGGTGCGACCGAATGGTCTTTCATGGTGCGGATCGAGATCGAGGAGTTAGTCGGAATAGGGATTCAGCAATCGCTGGTGTCTAGCCTTTAGGCGATTCCCGTCGCTGCGATCGCAGCGACAGTGTGCGGCTAAAGCAAGATACCGCTAATTTAAGCGTTGTTTCCTCCGGGAAGGGCCCGTAGGCTCGCGCCAAACGGCTGATAGTCGTCTGGTATCAGCCGGTTCGCGCCAGCGCGAGCGGCCTTAACTCAGCGGTATTGGGCTAAAGCCTGCACAACATTGATGCCCGTGCCATTTGTTCCTGATCCCGTTTTCACCCTAGTATAGCTCGCCGGAACGCTGATCGGTCTCGTTGATCGCGGCCTGCGATTTCCGTAGCGTCTCGGTAAATTCGGCCAAACAGGACGCAAATCGCGACAGACTGGGCCCCAGCGGCGCCAGGTACTCACGCTCGAATTCCGCGGCACGGTCGTCGCGCCAATCCTCTTTCGTCTCCTGCCACAAGCGGGCGAAATCGTTGAACTCTCGCCTGAAACGGCTTTGGGCATCCGTCAGGGGGGCCAGGTTCAGCGGATCAAGTGGCATCGCTTTAGCGGTTGATCTGTTCGCGTGCGTGGCGGGCCAGTGTTTCCTGGTACTTTTTCTTCCCCGCTTCGACGCTCTTGCGAATCGCCCGCGTGCTCTCTTCACTCTCCTTTCTCAGTTCGGCGATCATCTCCAGCGACTCGATTTGGAAATCGCTGATCGCGTCGACCAGTTTCTGCACCGACTCGGGATTGATCGTGCTTCCGTAGCCGGCCTTCAGCGCCGCTCGTTCGAGTTCCCGGCCCAAACTGGCGACGTCTTCCAGGCCTTTGTTGACGCCGTCCTTCATCGCCTCGGTCGCCTGGGTGACTTCATGCAAGCCGTGCTGGCTTTGGTAGACCGTTCCCAGGATGGTGAAGACGTGCTCGTTAGTGGTGAAAAATGTCACCGCGCGACGGTACACACGTTCTTTGACGTCGTGCGTCTGCTTCAGCTTGGTGATCAACGTCTCCCCGACGTCGTACCCGATCTCCAGGTTTTCGGCGATGTCCTTGAGCAACTGGTACGTCTCGTCCTCGTCTTCATAATGCTGGCGTGACTCATCGCGTGCCAGCTCCAGTTGGCTTTTCCCACTTTCGTCGGTGCCGGTGTAGCCGTCCAACGCCGCCTGGGCTTCGGACAGTGCCTTTTGGGCCGCTTCCAATCTGGGTGCGTGGGCATCCAGCAGCTCTCGGGCCAGCACCTCGGCTTCCTTGAGCGCGAATCGAAAATCGATGTACGCCTCCATGATCCGGTCTTCGCTCTTGAGTGCCTCCTTGGTGTCCTTGGCGACGTCGGCGTAGATTTCGACGATTTTTTCGAATCGATCGTTCGGTGTTCCCCGGCGGATTTTCATCCACCAGTTGGACAGTTTTTCCGTGCCGCTGATGCGTCCGTCATCCAACTGGGCGATCAAGCGTTTGCTGTCGTCGCGGATCGAGTCGAATTCCTGCGAGATCGCCAGGTAGCGGTTGCCGACCGCGATGCTCTCGACATTCTCACGCACCAACGCGTTGAACGCCCCCATGTGCTGAATCACGTCGGCGATCGCCAGCACCTTCCCTTCGTCGAGATGCTTGACCCCCTCCAGCAGCGAGATCAACTCTTGCGGGGCACCGCTCTTGCTGTCGACCCCGAAATCCTTCAGCACCTGGACCGCGTCATTGAGGTACTTCCGCATCTTGCTCGTGTCACGCGGCTGAGACTGGGATTGCGATGCACTCGCTTGAGCTTGCTGGGACATGTTTCTTGTGTCTTCGGCGGATGGGTTTTGCGGACGAAACAGGGACGACGAGCGTCGACGCGCCTACCAAGTTAGCGCACCGATGCCCCCGACGCAATCGAGACGGTATGTTGTATCCTCGGGCAACGTGCCCGCGCCCCATTTTCCCATCTCCACCGCGATGAGCCAAGCACAAGCAAAACAACCGCCCGCCCTATCACCCGTCCCGTCGCCCGGCCATTCTCTTTCGCTGCAGGAAACGCTGCGGGTGATGGACGTCGCCCGAGAGATGCGGGATCAACGCGAGCAGGCCGAAGAGATGTTTCGCCGCGACGATCTCCGCGTCGCCCTGCGCGAAAAACTGATGCGGACGGCGCGGCTGTCCGGCGACAACGTGACCGAGGCAGAAATCGATGCCGCGATCGGCCAGTACATGGAAACCCTGCACACGTACCAGGATCCGGAACCGGGACTGAAGCGCTTTCTCGCACATTGCTGGGTTTGGCGAAACAGAATCATTTGGTCGTTGGCCGGTGTCGCGGGAATCACCGGCGGACTTTGGTATTTCTTCGGTTAGCCCAGGATGGTGTCCACCATGACGATTTCCGGTCCGGCGATGCACCGTTTGCTGATGGACGGCTACAAAGATGTCCAACAGCGTCTGGACGAGATGCGGTCGAGAATCTCGTCGATCGATTCACAACGCGACCAGTTGGGCGACGATCGCAGCGATGCCCTGGTCAGTCTGGCGGAGTATTACCTGCCCGAACTGACGCGCGACGCGATCGAATCCTCTTGGGGCGAAGTCCGCGATCGCGTCCGACAAGTCTTGATGCGAAAAGAAGACCACCGCCGCCGCGTCTCCGGCGCCCTGGCCGACGCGAACCAACGCCGCACGCTCCAAGAAGATCGCCTACTGGAAATCAACGCCGACTTCGACGAAGCGAAATCGAGACAGGACGAACTTGCAGCGAAGGTCGCATCCGAATTGGCCGCCGACGAAACGTTTGTGTCGCTGTCCCAACGCGCCGCCATGGCCGAAGCGGCGTTGGAGCGGGCCGAAGCCAATCTGAACGAAATCGAACAGGACGCCGCGCGGAAACTGCCGGGCTATGAAAACAGCGCGCTGTTCACCTACCTGCGTGACCGGAACTACGGCACCGATCGGTACGGCAAACGCGGCTTCACACGCCGCATAGATCGCTGGCTGGCCAAGTACATCGATTACCACAAGGCCAGCCAAAGCTATCAGTTCCTGGCCGAAACGCCCGACCAGATGCGCAAGATCATCGCCGACGACCGTGCGGCACTGAACACGGTGATGGATGAACTGGAAAAGCGACGCGATCTGGTCGTCAAGCGACTCGGGCTGGCCGCCGCGGTGGCGAAAGCCGAACAGTTGGGAAAGCGACGTGAAAGCCAGCTCGTCGAACTGGACGAGATCCGCAATGAAACCGATACGCTGGAGCGCGAGCTGACGGATTTGGAAGACACCCGCGGCGAATACTACCGCGAGGCCGTGTCCGCGATTCGCCAGCGGCTTGCCGAGATCGACACACGGGACCTGGAATCCAACGCCCGCCGAACCCCTTCGCTGACCGACGACCAAATCGTCGCCCGGATCCAGGGGGTCGACCAGCAACTCGATGAGTTGGACGGCGATACCCGACGCCATCACGACGACATCCGCGACATGCAGCGCTGCATCGAAGCGCTCGGACGATTGATGCAGCGGTTCCGCGCGGCCAAATTCGACGCCGCACGCAGCCACTTCGAACCCGACGTCGACATCCTGGACCTGTTGCATCGGGCCAAGAACGAACGCGACATCGACGACGCCTGGGATCGACTCCGCGGCGCCCAGCGTTGGGGACCGACGATCGGCAAACAACTCGGCAACGTCGCCTCGCACCCGATGTCCCAAGTCCTGATCGGCGCGATGGCACTCGCCGCCGGAGCGGCGATGAAAGACCACGCCGACCGAGCCGCCCGCCGCCGCGAACGATGAACCCAAACCCCCGCGGCGCACGTTGGTGTTTAGCCTTTAGGCGACTCCCCCTCGCTGCTTCGCAGCGCCCCCCGAACCGCCCGGAGGGCCGTCGTACTCAGAAATGCGATCGTCCTATGCAGCAGCGTCCGTTGAGGCGACCTTCTCACAAGCTACGCGAGAATCCCATCGACGACATCCGACTCTTCCACGCCGGTCAACTTGAAATCAAGACCCTGGTGGCGGTGGGTGAAGCGGTTGTGGTCGATGCCGAGCAAATGAAGCGCGGTGGCGTGCAAGTCGCGGACATGAACGGGGTTTTCCACCACGTTGTAACTGAAGTCGTCGGTCGCTCCATAACTGAACCCCGGCTTGACGCCCGCACCGGCCATCCAAACCGTAAAACAACGCGGGTGGTGATCGCGGCCGGCCAGCGGTGAGTCCCATTTGCCCTGCCCGGCGACGCCGCGGCCGAATTCGCCGCCCCAGATCACCAGCGTGTCATCGAGCATCCCACGACGTTTCAAATCCGTGACCAGCGCCGCGCTGGGCTGGTCCGTGTCGATGCACCGCGAAACGCACCACGAACTGAGTCGCGAATGATGGTCCCAGTCGGGATGAAACAATTGAATGAACCGCACGCCACGCTCGGCCAACCGTCGCGCCAAAATGCAGTTCGCGGCATAGCTTCCCGGGCGTCGCGAATCGGGGCCGTACATCTGGAACGTCGACTCGGACTCGTCGCTCAGATCGGTCAATTCCGGAATACTCGATTGCATCCGGAACGCCATTTCGTATTGATCGATCCGCGTTTCGATCTCGGGGTCCAACGTTTGTTCGTGGTGCCGGCGATTCAGCGATGCGAGTGAATCGAGCATGTCGCGGCGAAGCTCTCGCGGAAATCCGTCGGGATCATTCAAATACAGGACCGGGTCTTTGGCACTGCGCAGCTTGACACCCTGGTGTTTGGACGGCAAGAATCCGCTGCCCCAGTAGTGGTCGTACAGCGGTTGGTCACTGCCCCGTTTCATTCGCGAAATCAGCACGACGTAATCGGGCAGATTCTTGTTCATGCTGCCCAGCCCATAACTGGCCCAGCATCCGAAACTCGGCCGCCCCGGCAACTGATGGCCGGTCAGAAACTTCGTCATCGCCGGGGCATGATTGATCTGGTCGGTGACCATCGACTTGACGAAGCACACGTCGTCGGCGATCGAACCGAGGTGTGGCAGCCACTCGCCGATCAAAGCCCCGCACTGGCCGTGGGCGTCAAAACGAGTGATCGGCGGCAGGATCAATTGTTTCTGATGCTTCGTCATGCCGGTCAGCCGCTGCCCCTGGCGGACGCTGTCGGGAAGCTCGGTCCCGGCCAGTTTGTGCAATTCGGGCTTGTAATCGAACAATTCGATTTGCGACGGCCCGCCGGATTGCGTCAGAAAAATCACTCGCTTGGCCTTCGGCGCGAAGTGCGGCAACGCGCGCTCGATTTGCGACGCGGCCAACTCATCGCCCAACATCGCCGCGGCGGCCAGGGCGCCGAAGTTCAATCCGGCCTGATTCAAGAACGCGCGGCGTCCAAGTTTGGAATCGATCTCACTCACGGGTCATCGCCTCGTCAAGATTCAAAAGTAAACTGGCAACGGTCATCCAGGCGGCAGTCTGCGGAGCGAATTCCGTTCGCGGCGGCGGCTGTTGGCCGACGGTGCAATACTCGACCGCCATCTCCGGATCTCCGTCGTAAATCTCTGTCACCGAATCCAACACCGCTTTCAATTCCCCCAGTTCCTCTTCGCTCAGCTCGCGCGACAGCACTCGCATGGCCAGATCCTTCATTCGGTCATCGACCGCTTCTCCTGTCTGGTCAGTGTCCCCGGCCTGGCCCTTGCCTCCGGCGACCGCATCGGCAAGTGCCCGCGACGCTTCCAGCATGCTGATGTCGTTCAACAAGGTCAGCGCGTGAAGCGGCGTGTTGGTGCGACGCACGCCGACCTCGCAAACGCGGCGTTGGGCGCTGTCGAACAAGAACGTCGGGGCGCTGCTGCGACGCCAAAACGCATACACCGTTCTTCGATACTGTGCCGGACCGACGCTGGGTTGATAATCAAAGCGTCCCATCGTGATCTCGGCCCAGACGCCTTCGGGTTGGTAAGGCCGTACCGGCGGCCCGCCGACGGCGGTGGACAAAAGCCCGGAAACGTGCAATGCGTTGTCACGGATCATCCATGCCGGCAATCGGAATCGCGGTGCGCGTGCCAGCAGGCGATTGTCCGGATCGCTGGCCAACAACTCCGCTGACGCCACGCTGCTTTGGCGATACGATTCACTGGTCGCGATCAGCCGGAGGATGTGTTGCAAATCCCAGTCACTTTCGATCAACTCGACCGCCAACCAGTCCAGCAACCGCGGATGCGTCGGCAGCTCCCCCTGCAACCCGAAATCGCCGGGCGTTCGCACCAGCCCCTGGCCGAACATGATCTGCCAAAGATGATTTACCGCGACGCGAGCGGTGAGCGGGTTTTCCGGATCGACGATCCAGTGGGCCAGATCCAGGCGTGACGTTGCTTGGTTTGCCGGCCAGTCCAATACACTCGGCAGCACCGCTCGCTGTACCGTTTCCCCTTTGGCGTCCCAGACTCCTCGAACCAGGATGTGTGTTTCGCGAGGTTTCTCCCTTTCGGCCAACACCATCACCTTGCGCGGCTTGGCTTGGTTCTTCAAGTCCGCGAGCTGCTTCTTGGCCGAGTCGCGTTTCTTTGCCACCGCTTGGTAGTCCGCATCGCCTAACAGGTACTGTGCGAGCAATCGTTTGCGGAGTGCTTCGCCGACTTCACCGCCATCGTTCAAAGTACGAACCAACTCTGCGATGGGCGAATCGCCATCGACTCGCCGGACCGTTTCGCCACGCTCGGCGGCCAACGCGATCTTGAATCGTCCGATGTTCGCTCGGCCGTGCGTCGAACGTTGACGCAACAGGATCACAAACTGATCGCCGGGGCGTACCTGCCACGGTTTGTCCAATTGATAAACCGCGACATGCGGCTCGATCTTCTCGACACCCTCGGTCGTCCAACCGTCGCGGGCGTCGTCGTTCAACGTCTTGCCGACCTTGGCGTAACGCTGATCCCAATTCGTGTCGCGCTTCTCGTCAGCCTCCACGTCAGCGACAACCGAACGCAGCTCCAACGGAATCTCCGAAGGGCTTCCCTGTCGGCGGACCATCGCCAGGACGCTGGTGAGTGCGAATTCTCCGTTGCCGTCACGCGTGAATCGTTTCTCGACATGAGAATCATCCGGCAACACTTCGATGCGGAACCCGGACACTTGTTCCATCGGCGCCGGGACCTCCAAAGCGACTCGATAGTCATCCTGCGTCGGATTCGGACCATGCGTCTGGACGGTTTGATCGGCTTCGACGCGAAACATCGTTCCCTCGCTGCTGCTCGCGCTGGGCGTGGGGGTCCACCAAACTCGATGATCGGCCGATTTCGATTCGACTTTGTCTCGTAACCAGTCGTCGAACCGCTGCTCGGCCGATTGATGCGCCCGTTCGTGTTCCGCCTCGCATTGCTGGACGAAAGATGCCATTTCATCGATGCGGTCACTGACGTGCGGCGAGGTGTAATCGAGGTACGGCTTGGCTTTCATCCCCGCGTTGCCGTCTTCGTCGATGCTGTTGAAGAATGCGGACAGCGAGTAGTAGTCTTGGTGCGAGATCGGGTCAAACTTGTGTGAATGACATTGCACGCAACCGAGTGTCAGTCCCAACCAAACGGTGCCGGTGGTGTTCACGCGATCAATCACATAGTCGATCCGGGATTCTTCCGGGTCGCGACCGCCTTCCCCGTTGGTCATGTGATTGCGGTGAAAGCAAGTCGCCAGGATCTGTTCCTCGGTCGCATCGGGAAGCAGGTCTCCGGCAAACTGTTCGATCGTAAAGTCTCGAAAGGACTTGTTGTCGCGAAACTGGCGGATCACCCAATCACGCCACGGCCAGTTTTGACGCGTCGCGTCCTGCTGAAACCCGTCGGAGTCCGAGTAGCGTGCCGCGTCCAACCACCACATCGCCATCCGCTCGGCATAGCGGGGTGATTGCAGCAAGCGGTCGATGGCATCATTCCATGCCTGGTCCGAACCGTCGAAATCCGCGACGTCTTGCGGAGTCGGTGACAGGCCCGTCAGATCCAACGTCAGCCGTTTTAGTTGGGTGTGCGGTGCGGCTCGACCACTCAGTGAGAAACCTTCGCCGGCAAGACGTGACTCGATAAATGCATCGATCGGATGCCGGTCGGCCGCTGGCGGTTCGGGCCGTGTCGGTACCTCCAGAGACCAATGCTTGCCCCACGTCGCACCGGACAGAACCCACTCGCGAATCGCCGCTCGCTCCGATTCGGTCAGCGGCTTGCGGTGTGAATCCGTCGGCGGCATCACTTCATACTCATCATCCGTCATGATCCGCCGCCAGAGTTCGCTGTCCTCCAGATTCCCCGGAACGATTGCGGCATAGCCACCGCGATCCTCCTTGGCGTGTTCTTCGACATCCAAACGAAGGTCCGCTTCGCGATTACTTTCGTCGGGGCCGTGACAGTGAAAACATCGGTCGGACAGGACCGGCAAGACGTCGCGCGAGAACGAGACGTCATCGGCGTGGGTCACGCTTGCCTGGGTCAACACCGGTATCGACGCCAGTACCCAAACGCCAATCAGGGCCGTGCGAGCAGGACGATGCCGATTCGAAGTGGCGACGTTCACCAGAGCGCGGGCAGTACGCGAGCCCCACCATCTGGCGAAGGTGGCTACGTTTGACCGCCGATCCACGATCTTTGGTGTGCAACGGGGCGCCTTCCATCCTGGACCGCTAACTTGCTTCATTTCGATTTTGCTCGAACGCATCCTTCCGTTGTGCTTTCAATCTTCTGTCGGAATTCTCTTGCAGCTTGCCGCGACCGCTCACGCCAAGCCCCGGATTTTACCCTCCGCCACCATCATCGTCTTGGACGGCTCAGTCGCGTTTTGGTATGTTTTGACCATGAGCGACGAATCTGCGCATGACTTTCAAGCCGACTTTTTTGCCCGCTACCCGATGGCGGAGTCGGTCATGGCGTTGTTCGATTCGTTGCCGCAGACGTATTTTTATGCCAAGGACACGGCCAGCCGATTCGTCCGCGTGAACCGGCAATTCC containing:
- a CDS encoding FtsK/SpoIIIE domain-containing protein, which encodes MKDHSVAPAGLFAPERQRRLIDALVARFETCQKQRQELINRHAAQRDEEEQQLLSDRSGVTAECRRQRRITLGQWDAAEEKVFTAYEEDTVRLRTELNRLASLYRRKSAEGKLAIERKVEARREAVLHQFEVRRHQPGEQSKKEIEQINASLVPLSEDVAWARDLTIRRLDRLPNVPPPETPEEDMSEPTPESIKQAIDTVYVLSRKCRGFVTELQTSAAAKFDDSFYLPGGVAVAVVLWCIGVQVAQPDQYWVYMISGVVAAALIGFAIYAALLIPLRRQTRRTYPLIMRTAAAAEEAAAAGRKISKDTARDALAELEDRRDRHLEAAKHWREEQLEYLAQQLAAEQQAAEAKLKERLGQLGDDFLAGYGKVNSEMHHRAEQVAATITEQLADTDQALHRQREANARRRHEELQRVTDRMRDGVRGGLERIKSTGKACSLRFPSWDKVAAEPHTECDELDFVPLGHLKVSEFLARTLTSESVSEASDGSGNHSGQVKPIFRSGDLPDEMPVALHRRLHSGLIIHAAADQMPRAVDLVHQVLWRMLSGTSGGRTKLTLIDPIGRGQSFTSFMSLADHDPSLVSHRVWTTENQIETRLGEIAQHAEDVLQSSLRDQFQRVEDYNQIAGSMAEPYQAVAAVGFPEGLTRGGYKHLKALIESGIRCGVFVLMVCKDNHAWPSDLPLPHDSRVLELAVGKDGRWSVRHEGLERLEFLPAENVAADLRGELTDQIGTAATMSARVEIPLESILPAQGGKARTDDGIDITIGSQGGQRTLGLELGEGVRQHVLIAGKTGSGKSTLLHSIITSGAHHYTPDQLQFYLLDFKKGVEFKTYADSRLPHARVIGIESEREFGRSVLQRLDQELQQRGELFRSQSTQELSDYRAVSGKPMPRIILVIDEFQELFIRDDRVAADCSMLLDRLVRQGRSFGIHVVLSSQSLAGAYSLPRATLGQMAVRIAMQCSESDAALILSDDNTAARLITRPGEAIYNDAGGLIEGNQPFQVAWLSSDQHREFLTKIATRDKAFTETLPPPVIFEGNRPCKWSAPLAAAAIGDRARAGEELHGLLGEAVEIGPPVAIELSRNAGRNAVMITPPEARGGLLSSVLSGFAKSNRDLEVIYFNGNRSNETPSLYPWLQRGGFNVRQVKPRDSAPEMGKLAELVKERGDEAEGVHPIIVVIDPLDRFRDFRHEDAFSFSLDATQGSMSGGQALREVLKDGPPANVYCVLVCGGAEILTRWLPRQSQHDVELRVLGQLNASDSSLLIDSPVASELSAATMLLYDEPAGRISKFRQPDQADAMDVKAWLES
- a CDS encoding DUF6384 family protein, which gives rise to MSQAQAKQPPALSPVPSPGHSLSLQETLRVMDVAREMRDQREQAEEMFRRDDLRVALREKLMRTARLSGDNVTEAEIDAAIGQYMETLHTYQDPEPGLKRFLAHCWVWRNRIIWSLAGVAGITGGLWYFFG
- a CDS encoding DUF1501 domain-containing protein is translated as MSEIDSKLGRRAFLNQAGLNFGALAAAAMLGDELAASQIERALPHFAPKAKRVIFLTQSGGPSQIELFDYKPELHKLAGTELPDSVRQGQRLTGMTKHQKQLILPPITRFDAHGQCGALIGEWLPHLGSIADDVCFVKSMVTDQINHAPAMTKFLTGHQLPGRPSFGCWASYGLGSMNKNLPDYVVLISRMKRGSDQPLYDHYWGSGFLPSKHQGVKLRSAKDPVLYLNDPDGFPRELRRDMLDSLASLNRRHHEQTLDPEIETRIDQYEMAFRMQSSIPELTDLSDESESTFQMYGPDSRRPGSYAANCILARRLAERGVRFIQLFHPDWDHHSRLSSWCVSRCIDTDQPSAALVTDLKRRGMLDDTLVIWGGEFGRGVAGQGKWDSPLAGRDHHPRCFTVWMAGAGVKPGFSYGATDDFSYNVVENPVHVRDLHATALHLLGIDHNRFTHRHQGLDFKLTGVEESDVVDGILA
- a CDS encoding PSD1 and planctomycete cytochrome C domain-containing protein, translating into MTQASVTHADDVSFSRDVLPVLSDRCFHCHGPDESNREADLRLDVEEHAKEDRGGYAAIVPGNLEDSELWRRIMTDDEYEVMPPTDSHRKPLTESERAAIREWVLSGATWGKHWSLEVPTRPEPPAADRHPIDAFIESRLAGEGFSLSGRAAPHTQLKRLTLDLTGLSPTPQDVADFDGSDQAWNDAIDRLLQSPRYAERMAMWWLDAARYSDSDGFQQDATRQNWPWRDWVIRQFRDNKSFRDFTIEQFAGDLLPDATEEQILATCFHRNHMTNGEGGRDPEESRIDYVIDRVNTTGTVWLGLTLGCVQCHSHKFDPISHQDYYSLSAFFNSIDEDGNAGMKAKPYLDYTSPHVSDRIDEMASFVQQCEAEHERAHQSAEQRFDDWLRDKVESKSADHRVWWTPTPSASSSEGTMFRVEADQTVQTHGPNPTQDDYRVALEVPAPMEQVSGFRIEVLPDDSHVEKRFTRDGNGEFALTSVLAMVRRQGSPSEIPLELRSVVADVEADEKRDTNWDQRYAKVGKTLNDDARDGWTTEGVEKIEPHVAVYQLDKPWQVRPGDQFVILLRQRSTHGRANIGRFKIALAAERGETVRRVDGDSPIAELVRTLNDGGEVGEALRKRLLAQYLLGDADYQAVAKKRDSAKKQLADLKNQAKPRKVMVLAEREKPRETHILVRGVWDAKGETVQRAVLPSVLDWPANQATSRLDLAHWIVDPENPLTARVAVNHLWQIMFGQGLVRTPGDFGLQGELPTHPRLLDWLAVELIESDWDLQHILRLIATSESYRQSSVASAELLASDPDNRLLARAPRFRLPAWMIRDNALHVSGLLSTAVGGPPVRPYQPEGVWAEITMGRFDYQPSVGPAQYRRTVYAFWRRSSAPTFLFDSAQRRVCEVGVRRTNTPLHALTLLNDISMLEASRALADAVAGGKGQAGDTDQTGEAVDDRMKDLAMRVLSRELSEEELGELKAVLDSVTEIYDGDPEMAVEYCTVGQQPPPRTEFAPQTAAWMTVASLLLNLDEAMTRE
- a CDS encoding cell surface protein, producing the protein MSQQAQASASQSQSQPRDTSKMRKYLNDAVQVLKDFGVDSKSGAPQELISLLEGVKHLDEGKVLAIADVIQHMGAFNALVRENVESIAVGNRYLAISQEFDSIRDDSKRLIAQLDDGRISGTEKLSNWWMKIRRGTPNDRFEKIVEIYADVAKDTKEALKSEDRIMEAYIDFRFALKEAEVLARELLDAHAPRLEAAQKALSEAQAALDGYTGTDESGKSQLELARDESRQHYEDEDETYQLLKDIAENLEIGYDVGETLITKLKQTHDVKERVYRRAVTFFTTNEHVFTILGTVYQSQHGLHEVTQATEAMKDGVNKGLEDVASLGRELERAALKAGYGSTINPESVQKLVDAISDFQIESLEMIAELRKESEESTRAIRKSVEAGKKKYQETLARHAREQINR
- a CDS encoding coiled-coil domain-containing protein — translated: MTISGPAMHRLLMDGYKDVQQRLDEMRSRISSIDSQRDQLGDDRSDALVSLAEYYLPELTRDAIESSWGEVRDRVRQVLMRKEDHRRRVSGALADANQRRTLQEDRLLEINADFDEAKSRQDELAAKVASELAADETFVSLSQRAAMAEAALERAEANLNEIEQDAARKLPGYENSALFTYLRDRNYGTDRYGKRGFTRRIDRWLAKYIDYHKASQSYQFLAETPDQMRKIIADDRAALNTVMDELEKRRDLVVKRLGLAAAVAKAEQLGKRRESQLVELDEIRNETDTLERELTDLEDTRGEYYREAVSAIRQRLAEIDTRDLESNARRTPSLTDDQIVARIQGVDQQLDELDGDTRRHHDDIRDMQRCIEALGRLMQRFRAAKFDAARSHFEPDVDILDLLHRAKNERDIDDAWDRLRGAQRWGPTIGKQLGNVASHPMSQVLIGAMALAAGAAMKDHADRAARRRER